One window of the Paenibacillus beijingensis genome contains the following:
- a CDS encoding glycosyltransferase family 2 protein — translation MMDIASRIFVWVDRLIFAYVISVTGIYLILFAASAHKLRKEAGLPDIRYEDVLSSHYTPPLSILVPAYNEEAGIVSSIRSLLGINYSEYEIIVINDGSKDNTLDAVIREFDMYPREDKFIWYGMERTPKPIRQVYTSRLHRNLLLIDKENGGKSDALNAGILASKYPYFVSLDGDTVLDSDAFIKVMKPIMEAKPGEEIIASGGSVNIANGSVIDNGHLGKGQNRLARNPLVMMQVIEYFRAFLMGRISLSRFNILLLVSGAFSVFRKDWVIRAGGYELDTIGEDMELVVRLHRMARENKSKARIAYVPDPVCWTEAPDNLSLLRRQRIRWHRGLYESLIRHKKMLFNPAYGAIGFAGMPYFLFVELLGPLVELLGYGSVVFGLWLEAIDVQFAITLFIVMLIYGSFLSMGAVLLEEWGLRRYPNVSDLLYLFFFALTESFWYRPLTCFWRLEGLLRALASTKREWGEMTRKPSILTSGKDRNSAA, via the coding sequence ATGATGGATATCGCGAGCCGGATCTTCGTTTGGGTCGACCGCCTCATTTTCGCCTACGTTATATCGGTTACCGGCATTTATTTGATTTTGTTCGCCGCATCCGCCCACAAACTGCGCAAGGAAGCCGGTTTGCCCGATATCCGGTATGAAGACGTGCTGTCGTCGCATTATACTCCGCCGCTGTCGATTCTCGTTCCGGCCTACAACGAGGAAGCCGGCATCGTGTCGAGCATTCGGTCGCTTCTCGGCATCAATTATTCGGAATACGAGATCATCGTGATCAACGACGGCTCCAAGGATAACACGCTGGATGCGGTCATCCGCGAATTTGACATGTACCCGCGCGAGGACAAATTCATATGGTACGGGATGGAAAGAACACCCAAACCTATCCGACAGGTTTATACCTCTCGGCTGCACCGAAATCTGCTGCTGATCGATAAAGAGAACGGGGGCAAGTCGGACGCTTTGAACGCCGGCATTCTCGCCTCGAAGTACCCTTATTTTGTTTCCCTCGACGGAGATACGGTGCTCGATTCCGATGCTTTCATTAAAGTGATGAAGCCGATCATGGAGGCGAAGCCGGGAGAAGAAATCATTGCCTCCGGCGGCAGCGTCAACATTGCCAACGGCAGCGTCATCGACAACGGCCATCTGGGAAAAGGCCAGAACAGGCTTGCCCGCAATCCGCTCGTCATGATGCAGGTAATCGAGTATTTCAGAGCATTTCTTATGGGCAGAATCAGTCTGAGCCGCTTCAACATTTTGCTGCTCGTTTCCGGGGCGTTCAGCGTCTTTCGTAAAGACTGGGTCATCCGCGCCGGGGGATATGAACTGGATACGATCGGTGAAGATATGGAGCTGGTCGTCAGACTGCACCGAATGGCCCGGGAAAACAAAAGCAAGGCGAGAATCGCCTATGTTCCGGATCCGGTATGCTGGACGGAAGCGCCCGACAACCTCTCCTTGCTGCGGAGACAGCGCATCCGTTGGCACAGGGGATTGTATGAAAGCTTGATCCGCCACAAAAAAATGCTGTTCAACCCCGCATACGGCGCCATCGGGTTCGCAGGAATGCCCTACTTCCTGTTTGTCGAACTGCTGGGACCTTTGGTCGAGCTGCTCGGTTACGGTTCCGTCGTGTTCGGCCTTTGGCTCGAAGCGATCGATGTCCAGTTCGCGATCACGCTCTTTATCGTGATGTTGATTTACGGATCGTTTTTGTCGATGGGAGCCGTTTTGTTGGAAGAATGGGGGCTAAGGAGATACCCCAACGTTTCCGACCTGCTTTATCTGTTCTTCTTTGCACTGACCGAATCGTTCTGGTACCGGCCATTAACGTGCTTTTGGCGTCTGGAAGGGCTGCTGCGGGCTCTCGCCAGTACCAAGAGGGAGTGGGGAGAGATGACCCGCAAGCCCAGCATCCTCACATCGGGAAAAGACCGGAACTCTGCGGCGTAA